A stretch of Telopea speciosissima isolate NSW1024214 ecotype Mountain lineage chromosome 11, Tspe_v1, whole genome shotgun sequence DNA encodes these proteins:
- the LOC122644989 gene encoding WAT1-related protein At2g39510-like: MSCQSLCGLFHKAKPYLGVVLLQFGIAGLDTIVKIAMDQGMSHYSLVVYRHAIAAALIFPFAIILERKVRPRMTLSIFIKIIFLGLLEPVLDQNIYFAGMQYTTVTFTTAMTNMIPALTFVMAFLLKMEKVNLRKSRSIAKVAGTIVTLGGAMLMTFIQGPSIELPWTKGGAGTQLAITEASINQQPLKGALMITAGCICAAGFIILQAITLKSYPAELSLTVWICLMGTIQGALVALAFEHGNTSIWSLQRDMKLVAVLYSGIVSSGIAYSLQGLIMRAKGPVFITSFNPLSMVIVAVLSTFILGEVLTVGRIVGAIVIAIGLYLVVWGKYKDQYSSSVVLAELPTTAIASNGEKKNNDNELATIVLAKTKVTTTTTTTPRNPLQLGYTDADMVGDINSRKSTSGYLFTFAGGAVSWQSKLQKCVALSTTETEYISIVEACKEMLWMKWFTQELGMKQDKYVVHCDNQSAIHISKNPSFHCKAKYINVKYHWIQDALEQRLL, encoded by the exons ATGAGTTGCCAAAGCTTGTGTGGTCTGTTCCATAAAGCAAAGCCATATTTGGGTGTGGTACTGTTGCAGTTTGGGATTGCAGGGCTGGATACCATTGTCAAGATAGCTATGGATCAGGGGATGAGCCATTACTCCCTTGTTGTCTACCGTCATGCCATTGCAGCTGCTCTCATCTTCCCCTTTGCTATCATCTTAGAGAG GAAGGTGAGGCCGCGGATGACActatccatcttcatcaagatcATATTTCTCGGATTGTTAGA ACCAGTACTTGACCAGAACATATACTTTGCTGGAATGCAGTATACCACAGTCACATTCACCACAGCCATGACCAATATGATTCCAGCCTTGACCTTTGTAATGGCTTTCCTACTTAA GATGGAGAAAGTGAATCTTAGAAAATCAAGAAGCATAGCTAAGGTGGCTGGAACTATAGTCACACTTGGGGGAGCAATGCTAATGACCTTTATTCAAGGTCCCTCCATAGAATTGCCATGGACCAAAGGAGGAGCAGGAACCCAATTAGCTATAACAGAAGCTAGTATCAATCAACAACCTCTTAAAGGAGCTCTTATGATCACAGCAGGCTGCATCTGTGCTGCTGGATTTATCATTCTCCAG GCAATCACATTAAAGTCATATCCAGCTGAGCTCTCTCTTACTGTTTGGATATGTTTGATGGGCACGATCCAGGGCGCCTTGGTTGCGCTTGCATTTGAACACGGCAACACTTCTATCTGGTCTCTTCAAAGGGACATGAAACTTGTGGCTGTCCTCTACAGT GGAATAGTGTCTTCTGGGATAGCTTATTCTCTTCAAGGACTGATAATGAGGGCAAAAGGACCAGTTTTTATCACATCTTTTAATCCCCTAAGCATGGTTATTGTTGCTGTACTCAGTACTTTCATTTTAGGAGAAGTGCTAACTGTAGGACG CATAGTTGGGGCAATAGTCATAGCCATTGGATTGTATCTTGTGGTGTGGGGTAAGTACAAAGATCAGTATTCTTCATCAGTAGTACTAGCTGAACTGCCAACCACGGCGATCGCGAGTAacggagagaagaagaataatgacaATGAATTAGCCACCATTGTTTTGGCCAAAACAAAAGtgactacaacaacaacaacaacccccAGGAACCCTCTTCAACTG GGATACACAGATGCCGATATGGTAGGTGACATCAACTCAAGGAAGTCCACATCAGGATACCTCTTTACGTTTGCTGGGGGAGCAGTGTCATGGCAATCCAAGTTACAGAAATGTGTGGCCTTATCAACCACAGAAACTGAGTACATATCTATTGTAGAAGCTTGTAAGGAGATGTTATGGATGAAGTGGTTCACTCAAGAACTAGGTATGAAGCAAGACAAGTACGTTGTTCATTGCGACAATCAAAGTGCTATCCACATAAGTAAGAATCCAAGTTTCCATTGCAAGGCCAAGTACATCAATGTAAAGTATCACTGGATACAAGATGCACTAGAGCAGAGACTTTTGTAG